A stretch of the Amycolatopsis sp. BJA-103 genome encodes the following:
- a CDS encoding aminotransferase-like domain-containing protein, whose translation MEDYRIVADEISADVEAGRLRPGDRLPPQRRFARERGIANSTAARVYGELVRRGVVVGEVGRGTFVRAGRPPLETALAEPGGATVDLELNFAVLPEQSALVGKALEPLLRDDVLTAALRPGSVTGSKQARDAVTGLLARDGWTPEVLFAGSGREAIAAAIASFVPMGERLAVEAITYPVVKALAGRLGVQLVPVETDDQGLVPEALTAAHAAAPVRALYVQPTLHNPLGSTMDEQRRAELAETVRRLDIPVIEDGIYTFLRPEVRPFATYAPERTVFADSMSKRLAPGLTTGFLAVPPEWTERLAAAVRSGGWVAPRFALEAATRWITGGTLETVERAKRLDAAERQRVTADRLAGFALRADPRAYHCWWELPEHWRAETFVAAAARRGIAVTPAAAFAIVPGHAPNAVRLAVSSPPLETLAAALDVLAGLAAGRPEDAGVD comes from the coding sequence ATGGAGGACTACCGGATAGTCGCGGACGAGATCTCCGCCGACGTCGAAGCGGGCAGGCTCCGCCCTGGCGACAGGCTTCCGCCGCAGCGAAGGTTCGCCCGTGAGCGGGGAATCGCCAACTCGACCGCCGCCAGGGTCTACGGCGAACTCGTGCGGAGGGGCGTCGTGGTCGGCGAGGTCGGCCGTGGCACGTTCGTCCGCGCCGGGAGGCCGCCGCTGGAGACCGCGCTCGCCGAACCGGGCGGCGCGACGGTCGACCTCGAACTCAACTTCGCCGTCCTCCCGGAGCAATCCGCGCTGGTCGGGAAGGCACTGGAACCGCTCCTGCGGGACGACGTCCTGACAGCGGCGCTGAGGCCGGGCAGCGTCACCGGCTCGAAGCAGGCGCGTGACGCCGTCACCGGGTTGCTCGCGAGAGACGGCTGGACGCCGGAAGTCCTCTTCGCCGGAAGCGGCCGCGAGGCCATCGCGGCCGCCATCGCCTCCTTCGTGCCGATGGGGGAGCGGCTCGCCGTCGAGGCCATCACCTATCCCGTGGTCAAGGCGCTCGCCGGACGGCTCGGCGTCCAGCTGGTGCCCGTCGAGACCGACGACCAGGGGCTCGTACCCGAAGCGCTCACGGCCGCGCACGCCGCCGCGCCCGTCCGCGCGCTCTACGTCCAGCCGACGCTGCACAACCCGCTCGGGTCCACAATGGACGAACAGCGGCGCGCCGAGCTGGCGGAAACCGTGCGCCGGCTGGACATCCCGGTGATCGAGGACGGGATCTACACCTTCCTCCGGCCCGAGGTCCGTCCGTTCGCGACCTACGCGCCGGAACGCACGGTGTTCGCCGACAGCATGTCCAAACGGCTCGCTCCCGGGCTGACCACCGGTTTCCTCGCCGTGCCACCGGAATGGACGGAGCGGCTCGCCGCGGCGGTGCGCTCGGGCGGCTGGGTCGCGCCCCGGTTCGCGCTCGAAGCCGCCACCCGGTGGATCACCGGCGGCACGCTGGAAACCGTCGAACGGGCCAAACGCCTGGACGCCGCGGAACGCCAGCGGGTGACGGCGGACCGGCTGGCCGGGTTCGCCCTGCGCGCGGATCCGCGGGCGTATCACTGCTGGTGGGAGCTCCCCGAGCACTGGCGTGCCGAGACCTTCGTCGCCGCGGCGGCGCGACGCGGGATCGCGGTCACCCCGGCGGCCGCGTTCGCCATCGTCCCCGGACACGCCCCGAACGCGGTCCGGCTCGCGGTGTCCTCGCCTCCGCTGGAGACACTCGCGGCCGCTTTGGACGTCCTCGCCGGACTCGCCGCCGGCCGCCCCGAAGACGCCGGCGTCGACTGA